GCCACTGGTCGGTGACGGGCGCACCGGCGACCGCCGCGTGGAAGACGTCGGGGCGTTGCAGCACCGCCCGCGCCGCGAGATAGCCGCCATAGGACCAGCCCCGCATGGCCACCCGGGTCAGGTCGAGGTCCGGGTGCCGCCGCGCTGCCGCCGCCAACCCGCTGATCTGGTCTTCCAGCGCCGCCGCACCGAAGTCGAGGTGCACGGTGCGTTCCCAGCGCGGCCCGCGGCCCGGCGTGCCCCGGCCGTCGATGACCACCACCGCGAAACCCTGGTCGGCGAACCACTGCGAGGTGAAGAAGGCCGACTGCGCGGCGAGCACGCGCTGGGCCGCCGGGCCGCCGTAGGGGTCGAGGAGCACCGGCAGCGGGCCGTCGCCGGGGCGGTGGCCGGTCGGCAGCAACACGGCGGTCCACAGCCCGCCGGCCTGGAACAGGTCGACTCGTGGTGTCAGTGGTGGGCGCTCGGCGTGGCTGCGGATCGTGGCCGCCGGTGCGTCGCCCCGGTGGATCGCGATGCGCGTCGCTGGGTCGTCGAGCCCGCGGCTGACCAGAACGGTGGTGCCACCCGAGCGCTGTCCATCGTGGACGCCCGCACCGGTCAACCGGGCCAGCCCGGCCGGCGCGGACCAGGTCCATACGTGCTGCTCGGTCGGCTCGGCCGACGCGCTGAACAGCACCGTGTCTTCGTCGACGCCGAGCACCTCGCGCACCTGGAGCCCGGCCGGCGTGACCGGCTCGCCGCCGATCAGCAGGTGCCGGGTCTCGTCGACGTCGGAGGTCCACACCAGCGCGCCGCCGGCCGTCCGGGTCGGGGTGCCCGGCACCAGGGACACCCAGGCCGCGTCCCGCTGCTCGTGTTCGACCTCACTGGCGCCGCTGTCGGGGTCGACCCGGAGCACGCGTACGCAGGTCTGCGCCCGGTTCTGCACCGCGATGGTCAGGCCGCGGTGGTCCCAGGTCACGCCGGTGAGGTATTCGAAGCCGGTCCGGTCCCAGTCCACCGTGACCCGGCTGCCGGCGAGACCGAGGATGACCAGCCCGACATCGGCGTTGGTCGTGCCCGCCTCCGGGTAGCGCAGCGCGGTCGGCGGCGCAGCCGGATCGGACAGGTCAGCGATCCACCACACCTTCACCCGGCTCTCGTCGACCCGGGCGGCCACCAGCCGCTGGCCGTCGGGCGCCCACCAATAGCCGCGCAGGCGGTGCATCGACTCGCCGGCCACATGCTCGGCCAGCCCGTAGCGGACCTCCGGCGCCTCGGGTGCCGCGAGCGTCCGCCGGCCCGTGCCGTCGGCGCCGACGACGTGCAGGGCACCGGCGCTGACATAGCCGACCAACGCGCCGGTCGGGTCCGGTCGCGGGTCGACCACGCCGCCGCCGGTCGGCAGCGTCCGGACCGCACCGGAAGCGGGCTCGACCACCACGAGTTCGCCGCCGAGCGCCAGCGCCGCGACGGACTGGGCGCCGTCGCAGGCATACCCGGCGACGCCGCCGCCGGCCTCGCGGGCCCGCTCGCGCCGCCGGATCTCGGCTTCCGGCAGCGTGCTCTCGTCGAGCCCGAGGTCGCGCGGGTCGAGCAGCAACCGCTCGGCGTCGCCGGCGACGTCGTAGGCCCAGAGGCAGGAGATCGGGTCGACGCCGGAGTCGCTGCGGGTGAACAGCACCTGCTGCCCGTCGCCGCGGACCTGGAAGCGCGCCGGTGCGCCGAGGGTGAAGCCGCGGCTGCGGGCCCGGGCAACCGGGAAGCCCGACGCCGGCGTGGTCAGGACGGTGCCGAGGTCGACGCCGTGGCGCGCGCGGTGAGCAGGTCGCCGAGCCGGGCCCGGCCGCCGTCGGCGGCGGTGAGCACCCAGGCGCCGTCGGCGAGCAGGGCGATCGAGTGCTCGACGTGTGCGGCGACCGAGTTGTCGCGGGTGATCACGGTCCAGCCGTCGTCGAGCTCGACCGTGCGCGGCGAGCCCATCGTGATCATCGGCTCGATGGCCAGGCAGAGGCCGGGCACGAGCTTGATGCCGCGGCCCGGTCGGCCGTGGTTGAGCACGTGCGGGTCCTGGTGCATCTCGGTGCCGATGCCGTGGCCGCCGTAGCCGTCGACGACGCCGTAGCGGCCGCCGGCGCGGACCGCGGTCTCGA
This genomic interval from Asanoa ferruginea contains the following:
- a CDS encoding S9 family peptidase; its protein translation is MLFTRSDSGVDPISCLWAYDVAGDAERLLLDPRDLGLDESTLPEAEIRRRERAREAGGGVAGYACDGAQSVAALALGGELVVVEPASGAVRTLPTGGGVVDPRPDPTGALVGYVSAGALHVVGADGTGRRTLAAPEAPEVRYGLAEHVAGESMHRLRGYWWAPDGQRLVAARVDESRVKVWWIADLSDPAAPPTALRYPEAGTTNADVGLVILGLAGSRVTVDWDRTGFEYLTGVTWDHRGLTIAVQNRAQTCVRVLRVDPDSGASEVEHEQRDAAWVSLVPGTPTRTAGGALVWTSDVDETRHLLIGGEPVTPAGLQVREVLGVDEDTVLFSASAEPTEQHVWTWSAPAGLARLTGAGVHDGQRSGGTTVLVSRGLDDPATRIAIHRGDAPAATIRSHAERPPLTPRVDLFQAGGLWTAVLLPTGHRPGDGPLPVLLDPYGGPAAQRVLAAQSAFFTSQWFADQGFAVVVIDGRGTPGRGPRWERTVHLDFGAAALEDQISGLAAAARRHPDLDLTRVAMRGWSYGGYLAARAVLQRPDVFHAAVAGAPVTDQWLYDTHWQERFLGHPDDNADVYERDSLLRYAPDLRRPLLLMHGLQDDNVHVAHTLKLSAALLAAGRPHQVLPVPTGSHMVGGDVAAHLLVAELDFLRDALQPQT